From the Euphorbia lathyris chromosome 6, ddEupLath1.1, whole genome shotgun sequence genome, one window contains:
- the LOC136233371 gene encoding uncharacterized protein, giving the protein MGNSLTSSSSCFKNTRSNKVILIFFEGATTTLTGNKKHIAGEIMFENPDKMVCDADSFYIGQPLPALSIDDHLSPGNTYFVLPIDKFSTDSVLSATSFSAFSSNSNSPVRFGDCPFQYVKGNNGRVLIKVLPEFIIGLMNRDRDHKQEDHFNGVCSTPELKKHYHQLVRSKDHSWSPKLHTISERKIRYSPCKLFTLDWKQKDL; this is encoded by the coding sequence ATGGGAAATTCTCTAACAAGTAGTTCATCATGTTTCAAGAACACAAGATCAAACAAAGTGATCCTAATCTTCTTCGAAGGAGCAACAACAACCCTAACAGGTAATAAAAAACACATAGCAGGTGAAATCATGTTTGAAAATCCAGACAAAATGGTATGTGATGCAGATTCATTCTACATAGGACAACCACTTCCTGCTCTCTCCATTGATGATCATCTTTCACCTGGAAACACTTACTTTGTTCTTCCAATTGATAAATTCTCCACTGATTCTGTACTTTCTGCTACTTCTTTTTCTGCCTTTTCTTCTAATTCTAATTCACCAGTCAGATTTGGGGACTGTCCTTTTCAGTATGTTAAGGGGAATAATGGTAGGGTTTTGATTAAGGTTTTGCCTGAGTTCATAATTGGACTTATGAATAGAGATAGAGATCATAAACAAGAAGATCATTTTAATGGTGTTTGTAGTACTCCTGAATTGAAGAAGCATTATCATCAACTTGTTAGGTCTAAGGATCATAGTTGGTCTCCTAAACTTCATACTATTTCTGAGAGGAAAATTAGGTATTCTCCTTGTAAATTGTTCACTTTGGATTGGAAACAGAAAGATCTTTGA